One Carassius gibelio isolate Cgi1373 ecotype wild population from Czech Republic chromosome B18, carGib1.2-hapl.c, whole genome shotgun sequence DNA segment encodes these proteins:
- the LOC127977874 gene encoding protein FAM219B isoform X1 — MSDTTESRESSAAMERAENSEQTPAVEKRGPYIMSKAPALQKHRDTARRALQKRGLLHQTRHKPKTVKFKKGYAALSQTGEDSDSDVELDCSSGYSSAEVHPDLSRQLLKDGYHLDEIPDDEDLDLIPPKALSSSVCGCCCCVQ; from the exons ATGAGCGACACGACGGAGAGCCGAGAGTCTTCGGCGGCGATGGAG AGAGCTGAAAACAGTGAGCAAACACCAGCGGTGGAGAAGAGAGGGCCGTATATCATGTCCAAAGCTCCTGCTTTAC AGAAGCACAGAGACACAGCCAGAAGAGCTCTTCAGAAGAGAGGACTGCTTCATCAGACACGACACAAACCAAAGAC TGTGAAGTTCAAGAAAGGCTACGCTGCTCTGAGTCAGACAGGAGAGGATTCAGACAG TGACGTGGAGCTGGACTGTTCTTCTGGATATTCCTCAGCAGAG GTGCATCCAGACCTGAGCAGGCAGCTGTTGAAAGACGGATATCACCTGGATGAAATCCCTGATGACGAGGATCTGGACCTGATTCCTCCGAAAGCCCTGAGCTCGTCGGTCTgcggctgctgctgctgtgtgCAGTGA
- the LOC127977874 gene encoding protein FAM219B isoform X2, producing MHQQRAENSEQTPAVEKRGPYIMSKAPALQKHRDTARRALQKRGLLHQTRHKPKTVKFKKGYAALSQTGEDSDSDVELDCSSGYSSAEVHPDLSRQLLKDGYHLDEIPDDEDLDLIPPKALSSSVCGCCCCVQ from the exons ATGCACCAACAA AGAGCTGAAAACAGTGAGCAAACACCAGCGGTGGAGAAGAGAGGGCCGTATATCATGTCCAAAGCTCCTGCTTTAC AGAAGCACAGAGACACAGCCAGAAGAGCTCTTCAGAAGAGAGGACTGCTTCATCAGACACGACACAAACCAAAGAC TGTGAAGTTCAAGAAAGGCTACGCTGCTCTGAGTCAGACAGGAGAGGATTCAGACAG TGACGTGGAGCTGGACTGTTCTTCTGGATATTCCTCAGCAGAG GTGCATCCAGACCTGAGCAGGCAGCTGTTGAAAGACGGATATCACCTGGATGAAATCCCTGATGACGAGGATCTGGACCTGATTCCTCCGAAAGCCCTGAGCTCGTCGGTCTgcggctgctgctgctgtgtgCAGTGA